Proteins from a genomic interval of Lycium ferocissimum isolate CSIRO_LF1 chromosome 2, AGI_CSIRO_Lferr_CH_V1, whole genome shotgun sequence:
- the LOC132046544 gene encoding tubby-like F-box protein 5, whose protein sequence is MSFKSIVREMKDGIGNISRRGAERKHWSNRTRSHIVPDVALSDPIEQGQWANLPPELLLDIIRRVEESEASWPARSVIVFCASVCKSWREITKETVKTPEECGRLTFPISLKQPGPRESPIQCFIKRDRANSVYRLYFGMTPSEDERDKLLLAAKKIRRATSTDFVISLVADDFSRASKTYAGKLRSNFLGTKFSIYDSQPPSDAAIQQPGRLSRRFHAKQVSPRVPACNYRVATISYELNVLRTRGPRRMHCAMHSIPLYSIQEGGTAPTPISFPQSFDDKSFSAPLSKAKESATDISSSGLSRSAVTVTSQEPLVLKNKAPRWHEQLQCWCLNFKGRVTVASVKNFQLVAAVDPSHNIPVAEQEKVILQFGKIGKDIFTMDYRYPLSAFQAFAISLSSFDTKPACE, encoded by the exons ATGTCTTTCAAGAGCATTGTTCGTGAGATGAAAGATGGGATAGGGAATATATCAAGGAGGGGAGCAGAAAGAAAGCATTGGAGCAACAGAACCCGGTCACATATAGTCCCTGATGTGGCCCTTTCTGATCCCATTGAACAAGGGCAATGGGCTAATTTACCACCTGAACTTCTTTTGGATATTATCCGCAGGGTTGAAGAGAGCGAGGCATCATGGCCGGCTCGTTCTGTCATTGTCTTTTGTGCATCTGTTTGCAAATCATGGAGGGAAATTACAAAGGAGACTGTTAAGACTCCTGAGGAATGTGGTAGGCTTACCTTTCCCATTTCACTCAAGCAG CCGGGTCCCCGTGAATCCCCAATCCAGTGCTTTATCAAACGGGACAGAGCTAATTCAGTTTATCGCCTCTACTTTGGCATGACTCCAT CTGAGGATGAGAGGGATAAACTATTGTTGGCCGCAAAAAAGATCAGAAGGGCAACAAGCACAGACTTTGTGATATCACTGGTTGCAGATGATTTTTCTCGGGCTAGCAAAACGTATGCTGGCAAGCTGAG GTCTAACTTTCTTGGGACCAAGTTTTCCATATATGATAGCCAACCTCCAAGTGATGCAGCCATTCAGCAACCTGGTAGACTCAGTCGGAGATTTCATGCAAAGCAAGTTTCTCCAAGAGTACCTGCGTGCAACTACAGAGTAGCTACCATTTCCTATGAACTCAATGTTCTTCGTACAAGAGGACCTCGGAGAATGCATTGCGCCATGCACTCTATCCCTTTGTATTCAATCCAGGAAGGAGGCACTGCTCCAACACCTATATCATTCCCACAATCTTTTGATGACAAGTCATTTTCGGCACCACTCTCAAAAGCAAAGGAGTCAGCTACGGATATCAGCTCATCTGGCCTTTCAAGGTCAGCAGTGACGGTGACTTCTCAAGAGCCGCTTGTGCTAAAAAACAAGGCTCCTAGGTGGCATGAACAATTGCAGTGCTGGTGCTTAAATTTCAAAGGCCGTGTTACTGTGGCTTCTGTGAAAAATTTTCAGCTAGTGGCAGCAGTTGATCCGTCTCACAATATACCAGTCGCAGAACAAGAAAAAGTAATTTTACAGTTCGGCAAAATTGGAAAAGACATCTTCACCATGGACTACCGCTATCCGCTTTCTGCTTTCCAAGCTTTTGCAATCTCCTTGAGCAGCTTTGACACCAAACCGGCATGTGAATGA
- the LOC132046545 gene encoding U-box domain-containing protein 5 isoform X2, with translation MVPVMLATEISQLVDDLRARIFSLDPSEAEARKVLSELLHQYTSTTHSGEEHVFQAIQIAMRSLRITSPKDLLIEKRSIKKQLEKVGGDSPAKRKILLFFLNLLNKNGKSIVAEHAENGTLRHEDSLALENQFEVESRLRFHHNDAQRDIFNCSLIPDEFKCPLSSRLMYDPVVIASGQTYERYWIAKWFTEGNDTCPRTKKKLVHLSLTPNNSMRDLISRWTTAHGVSVLDPSVQAAVGHSRESSSASIASLSNSMMDLSLPIDFSNLSLGYSEAGPASHSSHAKTPNDFSVVSLESSGNFHKVQSGESFNEIELDRLARLNLLSWESQCSLVGNIRNMLKQNGEARDWMLSEKFIQKLIRFLEDAHKFHYQDAQLLGCQSLLAVLDECGSSLPYLNDDAFALLTLLLGSEVSKEALVIFEVLSRDHKCHHKFAASGALSTILEILDAQSRELQEPAIKILCNMSGSCKIGSWIAPSELVPKLVPFLEDTALARYCVIILDNLCIKEDARIAIAETAGCITSIVKLLQRDNRKDQEHAVALLLSLCSQRAQYCQLVMDEEPFFSELLAVSVNGNNKAKGMALELLRLLRSDIGESYESDIDIPKTPVIDSTQQKSCSKATGIFGKFFSKRRSPANKRIK, from the exons ATGGTTCCTGTAATGTTGGCTACAGAG ATATCGCAACTGGTTGATGACCTGAGGGCTCGGATATTCAGCTTGGACCCATCTGAAGCGGAGGCAAGGAAGGTGTTAAGCGAACTACTTCATCAGTATACATCTACAACACATTCAGGGGAAGAACATGTCTTTCAGGCTATTCAAATTGCTATGCGGAGCCTGCGTATCACATCTCCAAAAGATCTTTTGATAGAGAAAAGATCCATTAAAAAACAGCTGGAGAAAGTTGGGGGGGATAGTCcagcaaaaaggaaaatcttATTGTTCTTTCTGAATCTTCTCAACAAAAATGGCAAATCTATTGTGGCAGAGCACGCAGAGAATGGAACTCTGCGGCATGAAGACTCCCTCGCATTGGAAAATCAATTTGAAGTGGAATCTCGTCTGAGATTTCATCATAATGATGCTCAAAGGGATATCTTTAACTGCTCTCTAATCCCAGATGAGTTCAAATGTCCTTTATCGTCGAGACTAATGTATGATCCCGTTGTCATTGCTTCTGGACAAACATATGAAAGATATTGGATTGCAAAATGGTTTACTGAAGGTAATGACACATGTCCAAGAACTAAAAAGAAATTGGTCCATTTGTCATTAACCCCAAACAACTCAATGAGGGACCTAATATCAAGGTGGACTACAGCACATGGAGTTAGCGTTCTTGACCCTAGTGTACAAGCAGCAGTAGGTCACTCACGGGAATCATCTTCCGCTTCCATTGCTAGCTTAAGCAACTCAATGATGGATCTATCTCTACCTATAGACTTCAGCAATTTATCACTGGGATATTCAGAAGCTGGTCCTGCATCACACTCTTCTCATGCTAAGACACCAAATGACTTCAGTGTCGTGTCACTGGAAAGCAGTGGCAATTTTCATAAAGTTCAATCTGGTGAAAGCTTTAATGAAATAGAACTGGATCGTTTAGCGAGGCTCAATTTGCTTTCTTGGGAGTCTCAATGCAGCTTGGTTGGAAATATCAGAAACATGTTGAAACAAAACGGTGAAGCTCGTGATTGGATGTTGTCGGAGAAATTTATTCAGAAACTTATTAGATTCTTGGAAGATGCACATAAATTTCATTATCAGGATGCTCAATTATTGGGATGCCAGTCATTATTAGCAGTTCTTGATGAATGCGG AAGCAGTTTGCCATACTTGAACGATGATGCATTTGCGCTTTTGACCTTATTGCTTGGTTCGGAGGTTTCTAAAGAAGCTCTTGTTATATTCGAGGTACTGTCCCGCGACCATAAGTGCCACCATAAATTTGCCGCGTCTGGTGCACTCAGTACTATCCTGGAGATTCTTGATGCCCAGAGTAGAGAATTACAGGAACCAGCCATCAAAATATTATGTAACATGTCAGGAAGTTGCAAAATAGGTTCCTGGATTGCACCTTCAGAGTTGGTTCCTAAGTTGGTTCCTTTTCTTGAGGATACAGCTCTGGCAAGATATTGTGTTATCATTTTGGATAATTTGTGCATCAAAGAAGATGCTAGAATTGCTATAGCTGAAACTGCTGGATGCATTACGTCAATTGTGAAACTGCTGCAGCGTGACAATCGCAAGGACCAGGAGCATGCAGTggctcttcttctttctttatgCTCCCAACGGGCTCAATATTGTCAACTGGTGATGGATGAGGAGCCCTTTTTTTCTGAACTTCTTGCTGTATCTGTTAATGGAAACAACAAAGCAAAGGGAATGGCTTTGGAGTTGCTGAGACTGCTGAGGAGTGATATTGGAGAATCTTATGAATCGGATATTGACATTCCTAAAACCCCCGTCATTGACTCTACTCAGCAGAAATCTTGCTCCAAAGCAACaggaatttttggaaaatttttctcAAAACGCAGGTCACCTGCTAACAAACGGATAAAATAG
- the LOC132046545 gene encoding U-box domain-containing protein 5 isoform X1, whose protein sequence is MGSDAASVVGIPSPRDIKVHRLMCMELIKFVTRVSMLLPAIEKARPGCNSGIQVLCQLTRALDKAKDILQHCSESSKLYLALTGDVILSRCKKSRNLLEQSLNSVQNMVPVMLATEISQLVDDLRARIFSLDPSEAEARKVLSELLHQYTSTTHSGEEHVFQAIQIAMRSLRITSPKDLLIEKRSIKKQLEKVGGDSPAKRKILLFFLNLLNKNGKSIVAEHAENGTLRHEDSLALENQFEVESRLRFHHNDAQRDIFNCSLIPDEFKCPLSSRLMYDPVVIASGQTYERYWIAKWFTEGNDTCPRTKKKLVHLSLTPNNSMRDLISRWTTAHGVSVLDPSVQAAVGHSRESSSASIASLSNSMMDLSLPIDFSNLSLGYSEAGPASHSSHAKTPNDFSVVSLESSGNFHKVQSGESFNEIELDRLARLNLLSWESQCSLVGNIRNMLKQNGEARDWMLSEKFIQKLIRFLEDAHKFHYQDAQLLGCQSLLAVLDECGSSLPYLNDDAFALLTLLLGSEVSKEALVIFEVLSRDHKCHHKFAASGALSTILEILDAQSRELQEPAIKILCNMSGSCKIGSWIAPSELVPKLVPFLEDTALARYCVIILDNLCIKEDARIAIAETAGCITSIVKLLQRDNRKDQEHAVALLLSLCSQRAQYCQLVMDEEPFFSELLAVSVNGNNKAKGMALELLRLLRSDIGESYESDIDIPKTPVIDSTQQKSCSKATGIFGKFFSKRRSPANKRIK, encoded by the exons ATGGGGAGTGATGCTGCTTCAGTTGTTGGGATACCATCTCCTCGTGACATTAAG GTGCATCGCCTAATGTGCATGGaactaattaaatttgtaaCTAGAGTTTCAATGTTACTTCCAGCCATCGAAAAAGCCCGTCCTGGATGCAACTCAGGAATACAGGTACTTTGCCAGTTAACCAGAGCACTTGACAAAGCCAAGGACATCCTTCAGCATTGCAGTGAATCCAGTAAATTATACTTG GCACTAACTGGAGATGTTATACTTTCAAGATGtaagaaatcaagaaacttgcTTGAGCAAAGCTTGAACTCTGTGCAGAATATGGTTCCTGTAATGTTGGCTACAGAG ATATCGCAACTGGTTGATGACCTGAGGGCTCGGATATTCAGCTTGGACCCATCTGAAGCGGAGGCAAGGAAGGTGTTAAGCGAACTACTTCATCAGTATACATCTACAACACATTCAGGGGAAGAACATGTCTTTCAGGCTATTCAAATTGCTATGCGGAGCCTGCGTATCACATCTCCAAAAGATCTTTTGATAGAGAAAAGATCCATTAAAAAACAGCTGGAGAAAGTTGGGGGGGATAGTCcagcaaaaaggaaaatcttATTGTTCTTTCTGAATCTTCTCAACAAAAATGGCAAATCTATTGTGGCAGAGCACGCAGAGAATGGAACTCTGCGGCATGAAGACTCCCTCGCATTGGAAAATCAATTTGAAGTGGAATCTCGTCTGAGATTTCATCATAATGATGCTCAAAGGGATATCTTTAACTGCTCTCTAATCCCAGATGAGTTCAAATGTCCTTTATCGTCGAGACTAATGTATGATCCCGTTGTCATTGCTTCTGGACAAACATATGAAAGATATTGGATTGCAAAATGGTTTACTGAAGGTAATGACACATGTCCAAGAACTAAAAAGAAATTGGTCCATTTGTCATTAACCCCAAACAACTCAATGAGGGACCTAATATCAAGGTGGACTACAGCACATGGAGTTAGCGTTCTTGACCCTAGTGTACAAGCAGCAGTAGGTCACTCACGGGAATCATCTTCCGCTTCCATTGCTAGCTTAAGCAACTCAATGATGGATCTATCTCTACCTATAGACTTCAGCAATTTATCACTGGGATATTCAGAAGCTGGTCCTGCATCACACTCTTCTCATGCTAAGACACCAAATGACTTCAGTGTCGTGTCACTGGAAAGCAGTGGCAATTTTCATAAAGTTCAATCTGGTGAAAGCTTTAATGAAATAGAACTGGATCGTTTAGCGAGGCTCAATTTGCTTTCTTGGGAGTCTCAATGCAGCTTGGTTGGAAATATCAGAAACATGTTGAAACAAAACGGTGAAGCTCGTGATTGGATGTTGTCGGAGAAATTTATTCAGAAACTTATTAGATTCTTGGAAGATGCACATAAATTTCATTATCAGGATGCTCAATTATTGGGATGCCAGTCATTATTAGCAGTTCTTGATGAATGCGG AAGCAGTTTGCCATACTTGAACGATGATGCATTTGCGCTTTTGACCTTATTGCTTGGTTCGGAGGTTTCTAAAGAAGCTCTTGTTATATTCGAGGTACTGTCCCGCGACCATAAGTGCCACCATAAATTTGCCGCGTCTGGTGCACTCAGTACTATCCTGGAGATTCTTGATGCCCAGAGTAGAGAATTACAGGAACCAGCCATCAAAATATTATGTAACATGTCAGGAAGTTGCAAAATAGGTTCCTGGATTGCACCTTCAGAGTTGGTTCCTAAGTTGGTTCCTTTTCTTGAGGATACAGCTCTGGCAAGATATTGTGTTATCATTTTGGATAATTTGTGCATCAAAGAAGATGCTAGAATTGCTATAGCTGAAACTGCTGGATGCATTACGTCAATTGTGAAACTGCTGCAGCGTGACAATCGCAAGGACCAGGAGCATGCAGTggctcttcttctttctttatgCTCCCAACGGGCTCAATATTGTCAACTGGTGATGGATGAGGAGCCCTTTTTTTCTGAACTTCTTGCTGTATCTGTTAATGGAAACAACAAAGCAAAGGGAATGGCTTTGGAGTTGCTGAGACTGCTGAGGAGTGATATTGGAGAATCTTATGAATCGGATATTGACATTCCTAAAACCCCCGTCATTGACTCTACTCAGCAGAAATCTTGCTCCAAAGCAACaggaatttttggaaaatttttctcAAAACGCAGGTCACCTGCTAACAAACGGATAAAATAG